ACGCACTGGAAGCTCGCTGTCGATACCGACATCAAAACGTTTTTTGTTCAGATTGAACGATTCAAGCTGAGCTTTCAGCGTTTGTTCAGCCAAAGCCAGATTGGCATTGGCAAATGAATAGCTGAGCCAGGCTTGAGACACCTGACCAATCAAGGCAATTTGTGTCGCATCTCGAGCACTTTGGGTCGCCAGAAAACTATCCAGCGCATTGTCACGCAAGCTGCGGACACGTCCCCAAAAATCCAGTTCATATGCAGTTACACCCAGTCCGACATTATAAGTCGTGACTGCACCACGATTCTGGGAATTCATGGTGTCTTGGCGCAATACGCTACCACTGGCACCAATCGTTGGTAACTGATTGTTTTCAGTAATCTGATACTGTTGCTGGGCTCGTTGAATATTGAGGGCAGCAATACGCAAATCCCGGTTATTGTTTAATGCCAGATCCAGCACCTGTAACAGGCGCTGGTCAGCAAAAAAGTTTTTATAACCCTGTTCTGCTACAGAAGTACCAGACGCATTGGCATAACTGCTCGGGATATTTGCCTGCGCAACCGGCTCTGGACTACGCATGCTTTGACAGGCGGTCAAAGCAAGCGCAAGGGCAGATACCGCAATGCTACGACCTGTAATAGACCATACATTTTGCATTACGACTTATACTCCTGATTTTGTTGTTTTGGTTTGTATTTAAAGATACTTCGAATCCAGACATAGAAGACCGGGATAAAGAAGATACCTAACAAGGTCGAGCTGATCACGCCGCCGAGTACACCATAACCGACTGAATGCTGGCTACCTGCACCTGCACCTGAAGCCAGAGCAAGCGGTAATACACCAAAACCAAAGGCCAACGTGGTCATGATAATTGGACGTAAACGCATTTTTGCCGCATGCAAGGTTGCTTCAAATAACTCTTCACCTTGTTCCTGCAATTCTTTCGCAAACTCGACAATCAAGATCGCATTTTTCGCAGAAAGACCAATCACGGCAATAATCGCCACCTGGAAGTAAATGTTATTCGACAGGTTCGGGTTTTGCAGCAATACCATTCCACCAAAGGTGAGTAATAATGCACCGACAATACCTAATGGGACCACCAGTAGAACCGAGAACGGAATCGACCAGCTTTCATACAGGGCTGCCAGACATAGGAAGACTATCAGCAGTGACAAGGCGTACAGGAACGGCGCTTGTGCACCAGATTCACGTTCTTCTAAAGATAGACCTGTCCATTCGAAGTCGAAACCTTGCAAGCCCATTTCTGGTAACTTCGCTACAATTTCTTCCATGGCCACCATTGCATCGCCCGAGCTGATACCCGGAGCAGGTGTACCCTGAATGTTCATGGACGATACGCCGTTATAACGCTCAAGACGTGGAGAACCGTAGGTCCATTCGCCTGTAGCAAATGCCGAGAATGGCACCATTTCACCGCGATTATTACGCACATACCATTGGTTCAGATCTTCCGGCATCATACGCGAGCCAGCTTCACCCTGAACATAGACTTTCTTGACACGACCGCGATCAATGAAGTCATTGATATACGAACCGCCCCAAGCAATGCCCATGGTGCTGTTAATTTCAGCAACACTCACGCCCAATGCACCGGCTTGTGCATGATCGACAATGACACGGTACTGTGGATTATCTTCCTGACCATTTGGACGCACACCAGCCAGACGCGAGTCTTGTGCTGCTAGACCGAGAATCGTATTACGTGCTGCCAGGAGCTGATCATGACTTTGACCACTTGCAGCTTTGAGCTGTAAGTTAAAGCCAGCCGACACACCCAGTTCAGGCATTGCAGGTAATTGCAGTGGCATGATGTAAGACGCATCTTTGACAATCATGTTCAGCGCCATACCACGTTGAATAATGGCACCGATTTGAGATTCCGGACTGTGACGCTCTGACCAGTCTTTCAGTTTAATAAATGCCAGACCTGCGTTTTGTCCCACACCCGTGAAGGAGAAACCTGCCACACTAAAGACGGATTCGACATGCTCTTTCTCGTTTTCCAAGAAATAGTTGGTCATGGTGCTGACCACTTTGTCGGTACGTTCCAAGGTAGCATTTGGCGGTAACTGAACCAGCGTCATGACCACGCCCTGATCTTCATCAGGTAGGAACGAAGAAGGCAGTTTCTGGAACAACAGCACAATAATACCCAGTACCACGGCATACACCACGCCTGAGAAAATCTTGCTGTGAGTCATGCGGTTGACGCCGCCCTGATATTTCACAGAAACCTTGTCAAAACTGCTATTAAACCAGCGGAAGAAACGCGCAAAAATACCATTACTTTCCGGCTTGTTCGGATCATGCTGTTTCAGCAGGGTCGCACATAGGGCAGGGGTAAAGGTTAAGGCAACCACCAGTGACAAGACCATCGCTGTTACCAGCGTAATCGAGAACTGGCGATAAATGACCCCGGTGGTTCCACCGAAGAAAGCCATTGGAACGAATACTGCCGACAGCACCGAGGTAATACCAATCAATGCGCCAGAAATCTGTTTCATTGATTTTTCAGTTGCAGCCACTGGATCGAGATGTTCTTCCACCATGACCCGTTCGACGTTCTCGACCACAACAATCGCGTCATCCACCAGAAGACCAATCGCCAACACCATGGCAAACATGGTCAGGGTATTAATCGAGAAGCCAAAGATGTTAATGACGGCAAATGTACCTAATACAACGACTGGAACCGCCATGGTTGGAATGATGGTGGCACGCCAGTTCTGCAAGAACAGGAACATGACCAGGAACACCAGAATAATCGCTTCGATCAGGGTTTTAACTACACTCTTAATCGACAGTTCAATAAATGGTGTGGTGTCAAACGCCAGTTGGTCGACCATGCCTTGCGGATAGTTCGGACGTAACTGTTTTAAGCGTTCTTCAACCGCTTGTGCGGTATCCAGGGCATTGGCGCCAGTCGCAAGCTTGATTGCTACACCACCAGCCGGTTTGCCATTAAATTTAGAATCAAACTGATAGTTATCTGCACCGAGTTCAACTCGTGCAACATCACCTAAGCGAACCTGCGCACCAGAAGTGGCATTTTTCAGGAAGATATTGCTGAACTGTTCCGGCGTTTGTAACAGACTTTGAGCCGTTACCGTCGCATTTAACACTTGTCCTTGAACTGCAGGCGCACCACCCAACTGACCTACCGCAACCTGTGCATTCTGGGTACGGATTGCAGTAGCAATATCACTTGGCGTTACTTGCAGGCTGGCCATCTTGGCTGGATCCAGCCAGATACGCATCGCATAAGAACCACCAAAGACCTGAACTTCACCGACCCCGGCCACACGGCTTAAAGGCTCAGCAATATTCGAGTTAACATAGTCTTTGATGTCATCTGCGGTCAGGCTGCTATCAGGTGAATAGAATGCCAAAACTTGTAGGAAGCTGGCACCCGATTTGGTCACCCGCACACCCTGACGCTGTACATCTTCAGGCAGCAGGGCAGTCGCAGACTGTAATTTGTTTTGAACCTGAACCTGTGCGATATCAGGATCGACACCCTGGTCAAAGTTCAAGGAAATAGACGAAGAACCATTACCCGCACTGTTAGACGAGATATAGCGCAAGCCATCCATACCGTTCATCTGCTGCTCGATGATCTGGGTCACTGTATTTTCAACAGTTTCAGCAGATGCACCCGGATAAGTCGCAGAAATGGTTACGGTTGGTGGTGCAATGGTTGGATATTGTGCAATCGGCATTTTACTGATGGTTAAAATACCCGCCAGCATAATCACCAATGCAATCACCCAAGCGAAAATCGGGCGATGAATAAAGAATTGAGCCATGAACCATTACTCCTTATGCATTTGCAGCAGGTTTTTGTTCAGGTTTCTCTTTAGCATCATCTGCCTTTTTCTCGCTCGTTGCAGGCTGTTGCGGTGCAGCACCTTGTGGCGCAGCAGCTTGAGGTTGATAAGGTTTTGGTACAACTTGCTGTTCAGGTTTTACTTTCGCAATACCATCTACAATCACTTTATCGCCTGGATTCAGACCTTCGGTCACAATCCAGTTACTGCCTTGGGAACCAACGGTAGTCACTGGACGTGGCGTCACTTTATTGTCAGCACCGACCAGCATCGCCATCGCCTGACCTGTTGGGGTACGGGTCAAAGCTGCTTGCGGAATCAGGAACGCATTCGGTACTTCACCCTGTACGATTTGCGCAGTGGCAAACATACCTGGAAGAAGCAGGTGATTTTTGTTCGGGAATACCGCACGTAAAGTCACAGTACCTGTTTCAGGGTTCACGCTGGCATCAGAGAATGCAAGACGGCCTTCAACCGGGTAGATACTGCCATCTTCAAGCTTCAACTTGACTTTGGTATTGTTCGAGCTGTTTAAGCTACCTTGGTTAAGCTGTTGACGTAAGCGTAATAGCTCGGCACTTGACTGGTTGATATCTACATAGATTGGATCCAGACGCTGAATCGTTACCAATGGCTCTGGCTGATTCGCTGTTACCAAAGCACCCGCCGTCACAGACGAACGGTTGGTCTGGCCTGAAATCGGCGCGCGTACAGTCGAATAGCCCAGGTTGATTTCGGCATTACGCAAAGTTGCGCGATTGGCATTCAAATCAGCTTCAGCCAGTTTGACCTGTGCCGCGATGTCATCATATTCCTGTTTGGAAATGGCATTGGTACCGACCAGTTGACGGTAACGACCTTCCTTCACACGCAATACGCCTAGATTGGCTTCAGCACGGGCAATCGCTGCACGAGCATTGTCTACTGTAGTGCGGTTGGTGCTTGAATCGATTTCATACAAGGCCTGACCTTCACGCACATAGCTGCCTTCCGTGAACAAGCGTTTAAGCACCACGCCACTGGCTTGTGGACGTACGTCTGAAATTTCAAATGCTGTTGTACGACCTGAGAGCTCTACAGACTGCTCTACACTTTGCGGTTGTGCAACAAGAACACCGACTTCAGTCGGTGGCATTTGTTGTTGAGCACCAGCTTGCTGGCCCTCTTTAGGATCTTTGCTACAACCAACAAGTGCAAGACTTGTTGCCAATGCGCAAGCAGTCAGGGCAGGTGCCCAAAGCTTTGCAGACATCATTATTCCACCTCTAATTAGATTTATATCTAAATTTTCTTATTTGTGAGCCGCGCAATATCTGATCCAGACCATATACCACAACGAAATCCAAATAAAACTGATACTCCAGCCGGATATGACATCTGAAGGAAAATGTACGCCCAGATAAACTCTTGAGATCCCCATCATCAGCATCCATACCACTGCACCGATCACGATGAGGGTATAACGGGAATGTTGCCGATGGATGTAAATTGCCAAACAAGCCAGACAAGCCGCATATAGACTATGGGCACTTGGAAAGGAACTTCCAAAGCTTTCAACCAGATGCAAGGATTCTGGTGGTCGGGGTCGGGCAATCGTAAATTTCAACAGCCAAGCTAGGAGAATTCCTCCGATAATTCCGATACATATAAAAATTGCGTTTGTATACTTTTTATACCACAGCAATGCAATACACCATAGTGTGGATAAAAATAATACAAATGGCATGCCACCTATTAGGGATAAGGACTGAGTAATTTGATTCCAAAACTCGGTGCGATACAGACTCATCCATTCCACAGCCTGCAAGTCGAGCTTGCTTAAAGCGGGAATATTCAGGATGAACACACTGAAAATTAAAAATAAAATACCGACAAAAAGTAACAAGTAATGCATGCCAAAAATCCTTGTTCTTTTAACCGTTCGCAGATCGGCCAATTGTCTGAACCAAAGTGTACTTGTCAGTACACTTTTTTTCAAGTGTGCGTATTTTATGCGAATTCCATTTTTTTCGTAAGGAATTTGTTGCTAAATATACTGTAATTATCTCAGTTTTGAGTTTTTGTCGATGTATGATTTTCGTCAATTTCAATGCTTTGCTTGGGTGGCCAGAAGAAATCACTAGGTCGAGTCAGGAAGTGAGTCATGACCAGTTTTGCCAAAGGTTTCCATTGTTCAAAACGTACCCGGCGCGCGCGTAAGGCTACAATAATTGTCAGAGTGAAACTGACAAACAAGTTGGTCAGGCCAATGAGTAACACACCCAGAAAAGACACCACGATCAAGCCGATATCGGGACCATTGATCGTAATCAGGCCCTGAATAAAGTTGGCAGAAGCAAAGGCAATATGACGAATATCCAGCGGCAGACCGAGAATAAAACCAATGGTGCCCATACTGCCGAGCATGATCCCAAAAATAAAATTACCCGCCAGTGCACCCAGATTACGTTCGATATAATCAGCAAAACGGTAAAGACGCTCTTGCCCCATCAGCTGCGATAAACGCACATGGGCTTTCAGGCGCGGGCCGACCTTGCGATAAACGGCCATATTGTCAAAATAACCGGCCAATAATCCGGACAGGAACAAACATACTCCGGCAATTGCTGCATGCGGAATTGCCAACGAAGTAAAAGGATTCAGGTCATGCAAGGTTTTGGCCGCCTTGGCATGATTCATTAAAGGTTCATGCAGCGCAAAATCCCACAACAAGGTAATCAATGCTGCTACAGGAATCGCAATCGAAATATTGCCCAAAATGGCGACAAACTGGGTGCGGATGATATTTACAATCAACGCGGCCAGCTCGGCAATCTGAGCCATTTTCGAGCCTTTACGCTGCTGTACAGTAGCCGCCAGTGCGGCAGCAGTCATCGCCGGCTGTTTGGTTGCCACGGTAAAATGCAGCACATGAATCAGCATAAAGCCCAGCGAATAGTTCATGCTATAGCTAAAGGCCTGCATCAAAGGGGCCATGGTGAGGCGTGTCATCAGAACTTTTAAGGTGGCCATCGTCGCGATGATGGCACCAGCACCTGCAGCCGATTTATACATGGCCAGAAAGCCTTGCTTGTCGGTACTCACATAATGTTCACCGGTCTTGCTGGCATTTTCAGTGACCTGTAAAGCCAAAAGTTCACTATTGGTGGCCAACAGGGCCCGCACACTGCGTTCGCTATAAATTGCTTCAGTAATGTCCGCCATAAACAGGCCAATGGATTGATAACGCAGATCATCGTCATCCATGACCATATTGAGCAGGATTTCAACGCGTTCCAGACACTGTTCTAGCAGTGCCAGCATATAGGTCAGACTGACACTGACGCCAGTCCGCTTGGTAGAACGGCGAATCTTGGCCACGACATCATGGCACTGTTCCAGCATCACCAGCGCTTGTGACGCATCGGGTGGTGTGATCGAATCGACCAGGGTGACCGTGTTATAGCGCTTTTTATATTCCTGAATAAACTCGTTAATCTCACGATTCTGTACCAGAAAGGGAGATTCATATTCCATCAGTTCAGGCTGGGCATTAATAAATTCAGGGTGCAGACCAATACCACTGATCCGGTAAGACAAAATGGTCAGTGCCTTGATCAGTTGATCTTTAATGCGGGTCTTTTCAGGCTGATTGGAATGTCCCTGATTCAGGACTGCAAATAAACGTTGCCAGTCATCTTCATCAAAATAGTCGAGCCAGTATTTATCGGTCGGCTGATAAAAAACCTTGCGAAATAATTCTTGTAATTGCTGATGATCCGGAATAACTGGCAGGATATGCGCGCCAATACGCTGATTGAGCTGATTCCAGAAACCATCCAGAGACAAAATACCGGTATCGGAAAACAGACTGGTCTGTTTATAACGGTTAATGATCCGCAGGGTAAAGGTTTGAAGCGTGGCAACCGCATTCGGGGTGAGTAATAAAGCCCGGATAAATGCATTGAATTTCGCTTCGATCTCTTCGGTATTTCTGCTGTCTTCAGGTCTGATTCTTTCAACCAGTTCAATCAGAAGATTTTCATCCAGCACCGCCCGAGGTTGTTCAAGCTGGTGTTGCATGTTTTGAAAAAGATCTAGAAAATTAATATGCATAGGCGAGTTTAAAAGTTACTGAATTCGGTGTAGGGCCAGTTTGGCCAGATTAATCAGGGCCTGACGATATTCGGAGTCAGGTAATGCCTGTAAGGCATCAATTGCAATTTCAGTTTCTTCAGTGGCACGTTGACGGCAATAATCCAGCGCACCAGATTCATTGACAATCTGAATGACCTGTTCCAGATGTTCCGTACCGCCAGTCGCAATACTGCGACGGATAATTTCATGTTGCTCACCGGTGGTGTTTTTCAGTGCCGCAATCAATGGCAGGGTCGGTTTACCTTCCATGAGATCATCACCAATATTTTTGCCGAGCGTGTCCGCATCGGAGGTGTAATCTAAAATGTCATCAATAATCTGGAAAGCATTGCCGAAATGTCCGGCAAAGGTTTTTAAAGGCTGACGGAATTCATCTTTATCCGACAAAATGGCAGCACCTTCGGTGGCCAGTTCAAACAGGCGCGAAGTTTTGCCATGAATAATATTCAAATAAGTCGCTTCAGTGGTTTCCGGTTGATGCTGGGATTGTAGTTGCAGCACTTCACCTTCAGCAATTTCACAGGTACCAGTCGAAAAATCTTTGAGCAACACCATGTTGTTCAGATCGACCAGCAAATCAAAAGCACGTGAAATCAGAAAGTCACCGACTAAAACCGCAGTCTGGTTATTCCAGGTGGCATTGGCCGTCGGGCGGCCGCGACGCAGACCGGATTCATCGACTACATCATCATGCACCAAGGTTGCGGTATGCAGCATTTCAATAATTGCAGCCAGTTTACGGTGCGGTTCCAAATTTTCAGCACCACACGCCTTGGCGGCCAAAAGACACATAATCGGGCGCATACGTTTGCCACCCGCTTCCACCACGTGTTTGCTGACGGCCATCACTAATGCAACTTTTGAGGTAATTCCTTCATTAATGAATGTGTCCATCGCAGCAAAGTCGTTAGCAACAGGAGCGAGAATGTCTTGCTTAAAGTCGATGGTCATGTGAAAGAAAACCTCTAGTCTGGTAAATCGCTGGGCGTAGTTTAACAATTTATAACATGAGTGAAACCTAAGAAATGCATAAACTCCACTAAAAATCAGCTTTTTATAGATCTTATGTAGATTCGATCCATATTTCGAGCCATAAAAAATCAGGAAAGGTCAGGGGCGTCGCCCTATTCGTCAGGCTGAGTATATTAATCAAACTGGCCGGATTTCTGCTGTATTATTTTGTTGCTGAATATATCTTGAGTATTTGATTTGATAGAAATTATTTAATAGTTAAATAATTAGCGCATCCTGCTCATTATTATTTCAGTAAAATGGCTTGTTGTTTTTTTGAATATCCCTTAAAATCCTCGCCCTTAGATATCCCCCAGTGGCGTACGTCTTAAGTTCGATATATTCCTTTATCGGCACGACGACACGGGCTTGTTTGGAGTACATTATGTACGCAGTAATCCAAAGCGGTGGTAAACAGCACCGTGTAGTTGAGGGTGAAACCCTTAAAGTAGAATTATTGAAAGCTGAAACTGGCGCGACTATTACGTTTGATGACGTATTGATGCTTGTTAACGGTGAAAGCATTCAAATCGGTGCTCCAGTTGTTGCTGGTGCTACTGTAACTGCTGAAGTAGTTAGCCATGGTCGTCACGACAAAATCCGCATCATCAAAATGCGTCGTCGTAAACACTACCGTAAACAACAAGGTCACCGTCAATGGTTCACTGAGTTGAAAATTACAGCTATTTCAGGCTAATTACGAGGAGTAAATAGACATGGCAACTAAAAAAGCCGGTGGTTCGACTAAGAACGGTCGTGATTCGAATCCTAAGATGTTAGGTGTTAAAGTTTACGGTGGTCAAACTGTAACTGCAGGTAACATCATCGTTCGTCAACGTGGTACTGAATTCCACGCTGGTCAAAACGTTGGTATGGGTCGTGACCATACATTATTTGCTACTGCTGATGGCGTAGTAAAATTCGAAGTGAAAGGTCAATTCGGCCGTCGCTACGTATCTGTTGACGCGTAATTCGCTGAGATAGAAAAAAGCCCACAGTTATTGTGGGTTTTTTTATGCCTGAAAATTAATAGGCAGATTAAGCGACATTCCATAATGTAAAAATTGTCCTGAAATCTTCATAATGATGAACAAAAAAACCGGTTTCGAATTAATAACAATACAAAAGTTCTTATTTTCTATCATTTTAGCTTTTAATTTTCGTTTAAGATGAGCTATCAAATAAATTGCGATCACGCAAAATATAAAGGTGAAATTATGAATATGCTTCGTAAAACCGTCTGTGCTATGGCTCTGGGTGCAGTGACTTTAGCACCGGTGATGAGTACAACCGTGTTTGCTGCACCTGTGGCAGCTTCGGAGCAACAGGCAACAGCCAGTCTGGTCAAACAGCTCAATCATGTGCGTAGCATGACGGCAAATTTCGAACAAAGTACCAAGGTAACCAATCCAAGAGCGACCCAGAAAAAAGGTTTGACCGCACAACATATGAATCAAACCTTTAAAGGGGTGATGAAAGTTGAGCGTCCGGGTAAATTCTATTGGGAAACGACCGCACCGTCGAAGCAAGTCATTGCAACCACGGGTAAAACCGTATGGATTTATGATCCTGACTTGCAACAAGCCGTTCGTCAAAGCTTAGATGAGCAGGTTGCTAATACACCGGCGTTATTGCTGTCAGGAAACACCAGCCAGATTATGCAGTCTTACCGGGTGACTCAGCCAAATAAAGGCAAAACCTATTACACACTGTATCCTAAAAATACCGATGGTGTGTTTGAAAGCCTGACCATTAGCTTTGGCGCAAACAAAGCACCAAGCTTGATGATCTTGCAGGATTCATTGGGACAAACCACCAATATCAAATTTAGCAATGTAAAAGTAAATAGCAGTATTCCAGCCTCTACCTTTAACTTTACTCCACCAAAAGGTACGGACATCATTGATCAATAAGCATCAATATGAACCAACTAAAAAAGCAACTTTTCGAGGTTGCTTTTTTATTGCCGATCATCAGGATTGTTTTGGACAGGCTACAAGGTTCAGCTATATCTAAACACGAGAGCATCTTAGAATAAATAA
The nucleotide sequence above comes from Acinetobacter lwoffii. Encoded proteins:
- a CDS encoding efflux RND transporter permease subunit is translated as MAQFFIHRPIFAWVIALVIMLAGILTISKMPIAQYPTIAPPTVTISATYPGASAETVENTVTQIIEQQMNGMDGLRYISSNSAGNGSSSISLNFDQGVDPDIAQVQVQNKLQSATALLPEDVQRQGVRVTKSGASFLQVLAFYSPDSSLTADDIKDYVNSNIAEPLSRVAGVGEVQVFGGSYAMRIWLDPAKMASLQVTPSDIATAIRTQNAQVAVGQLGGAPAVQGQVLNATVTAQSLLQTPEQFSNIFLKNATSGAQVRLGDVARVELGADNYQFDSKFNGKPAGGVAIKLATGANALDTAQAVEERLKQLRPNYPQGMVDQLAFDTTPFIELSIKSVVKTLIEAIILVFLVMFLFLQNWRATIIPTMAVPVVVLGTFAVINIFGFSINTLTMFAMVLAIGLLVDDAIVVVENVERVMVEEHLDPVAATEKSMKQISGALIGITSVLSAVFVPMAFFGGTTGVIYRQFSITLVTAMVLSLVVALTFTPALCATLLKQHDPNKPESNGIFARFFRWFNSSFDKVSVKYQGGVNRMTHSKIFSGVVYAVVLGIIVLLFQKLPSSFLPDEDQGVVMTLVQLPPNATLERTDKVVSTMTNYFLENEKEHVESVFSVAGFSFTGVGQNAGLAFIKLKDWSERHSPESQIGAIIQRGMALNMIVKDASYIMPLQLPAMPELGVSAGFNLQLKAASGQSHDQLLAARNTILGLAAQDSRLAGVRPNGQEDNPQYRVIVDHAQAGALGVSVAEINSTMGIAWGGSYINDFIDRGRVKKVYVQGEAGSRMMPEDLNQWYVRNNRGEMVPFSAFATGEWTYGSPRLERYNGVSSMNIQGTPAPGISSGDAMVAMEEIVAKLPEMGLQGFDFEWTGLSLEERESGAQAPFLYALSLLIVFLCLAALYESWSIPFSVLLVVPLGIVGALLLTFGGMVLLQNPNLSNNIYFQVAIIAVIGLSAKNAILIVEFAKELQEQGEELFEATLHAAKMRLRPIIMTTLAFGFGVLPLALASGAGAGSQHSVGYGVLGGVISSTLLGIFFIPVFYVWIRSIFKYKPKQQNQEYKS
- a CDS encoding efflux RND transporter periplasmic adaptor subunit; translated protein: MMSAKLWAPALTACALATSLALVGCSKDPKEGQQAGAQQQMPPTEVGVLVAQPQSVEQSVELSGRTTAFEISDVRPQASGVVLKRLFTEGSYVREGQALYEIDSSTNRTTVDNARAAIARAEANLGVLRVKEGRYRQLVGTNAISKQEYDDIAAQVKLAEADLNANRATLRNAEINLGYSTVRAPISGQTNRSSVTAGALVTANQPEPLVTIQRLDPIYVDINQSSAELLRLRQQLNQGSLNSSNNTKVKLKLEDGSIYPVEGRLAFSDASVNPETGTVTLRAVFPNKNHLLLPGMFATAQIVQGEVPNAFLIPQAALTRTPTGQAMAMLVGADNKVTPRPVTTVGSQGSNWIVTEGLNPGDKVIVDGIAKVKPEQQVVPKPYQPQAAAPQGAAPQQPATSEKKADDAKEKPEQKPAANA
- a CDS encoding phosphatase PAP2 family protein gives rise to the protein MHYLLLFVGILFLIFSVFILNIPALSKLDLQAVEWMSLYRTEFWNQITQSLSLIGGMPFVLFLSTLWCIALLWYKKYTNAIFICIGIIGGILLAWLLKFTIARPRPPESLHLVESFGSSFPSAHSLYAACLACLAIYIHRQHSRYTLIVIGAVVWMLMMGISRVYLGVHFPSDVISGWSISFIWISLWYMVWIRYCAAHK
- a CDS encoding site-specific recombinase; translation: MHINFLDLFQNMQHQLEQPRAVLDENLLIELVERIRPEDSRNTEEIEAKFNAFIRALLLTPNAVATLQTFTLRIINRYKQTSLFSDTGILSLDGFWNQLNQRIGAHILPVIPDHQQLQELFRKVFYQPTDKYWLDYFDEDDWQRLFAVLNQGHSNQPEKTRIKDQLIKALTILSYRISGIGLHPEFINAQPELMEYESPFLVQNREINEFIQEYKKRYNTVTLVDSITPPDASQALVMLEQCHDVVAKIRRSTKRTGVSVSLTYMLALLEQCLERVEILLNMVMDDDDLRYQSIGLFMADITEAIYSERSVRALLATNSELLALQVTENASKTGEHYVSTDKQGFLAMYKSAAGAGAIIATMATLKVLMTRLTMAPLMQAFSYSMNYSLGFMLIHVLHFTVATKQPAMTAAALAATVQQRKGSKMAQIAELAALIVNIIRTQFVAILGNISIAIPVAALITLLWDFALHEPLMNHAKAAKTLHDLNPFTSLAIPHAAIAGVCLFLSGLLAGYFDNMAVYRKVGPRLKAHVRLSQLMGQERLYRFADYIERNLGALAGNFIFGIMLGSMGTIGFILGLPLDIRHIAFASANFIQGLITINGPDIGLIVVSFLGVLLIGLTNLFVSFTLTIIVALRARRVRFEQWKPLAKLVMTHFLTRPSDFFWPPKQSIEIDENHTSTKTQN
- the sdsA gene encoding All-trans-nonaprenyl-diphosphate synthase — translated: MTIDFKQDILAPVANDFAAMDTFINEGITSKVALVMAVSKHVVEAGGKRMRPIMCLLAAKACGAENLEPHRKLAAIIEMLHTATLVHDDVVDESGLRRGRPTANATWNNQTAVLVGDFLISRAFDLLVDLNNMVLLKDFSTGTCEIAEGEVLQLQSQHQPETTEATYLNIIHGKTSRLFELATEGAAILSDKDEFRQPLKTFAGHFGNAFQIIDDILDYTSDADTLGKNIGDDLMEGKPTLPLIAALKNTTGEQHEIIRRSIATGGTEHLEQVIQIVNESGALDYCRQRATEETEIAIDALQALPDSEYRQALINLAKLALHRIQ
- the rplU gene encoding 50S ribosomal protein L21, producing MYAVIQSGGKQHRVVEGETLKVELLKAETGATITFDDVLMLVNGESIQIGAPVVAGATVTAEVVSHGRHDKIRIIKMRRRKHYRKQQGHRQWFTELKITAISG
- the rpmA gene encoding 50S ribosomal protein L27 → MATKKAGGSTKNGRDSNPKMLGVKVYGGQTVTAGNIIVRQRGTEFHAGQNVGMGRDHTLFATADGVVKFEVKGQFGRRYVSVDA
- the lolA gene encoding outer membrane lipoprotein chaperone LolA yields the protein MNMLRKTVCAMALGAVTLAPVMSTTVFAAPVAASEQQATASLVKQLNHVRSMTANFEQSTKVTNPRATQKKGLTAQHMNQTFKGVMKVERPGKFYWETTAPSKQVIATTGKTVWIYDPDLQQAVRQSLDEQVANTPALLLSGNTSQIMQSYRVTQPNKGKTYYTLYPKNTDGVFESLTISFGANKAPSLMILQDSLGQTTNIKFSNVKVNSSIPASTFNFTPPKGTDIIDQ